The following proteins are encoded in a genomic region of Sesamum indicum cultivar Zhongzhi No. 13 linkage group LG8, S_indicum_v1.0, whole genome shotgun sequence:
- the LOC105168702 gene encoding putative late blight resistance protein homolog R1A-4 yields MAYATLISLKQTIERLLNSSQNPNLPPCPKTIEFAYEEVKSLQELFTSEDNNSKRVNAWERQIIEAAFRLEDVLESAHVSNLLLPQSEILHGDEISYSAEVNEEIEFFTETVKKIKDQISNSSLPEKDDAVVFCTTDHVGGKKSRMLGLDNELSQLKDLLVRDESPSLVIPIVGMAGVGKTTLANEVYGDPDIVSHFERRIFVSLGPECAWRKILLSVLAQINSGIDETHVESNAELAVRMYNSLWGWQYLIVLDDMWDNMVWAVFRRYLPDNGNGSRIMLTTRLLQIARYAVNNDGGFILQKRFLNEEESWHLLREKVLTKEWLLPPEFEKAGRKIAKKCEGLPLAIIAVAKHLSQAEKTLEYWKKVAKEVHSVVGADQELSKVLYWSYYYLPQCLKPCFVYMGVFPHDYEISTSKLINLWCAEGFLERNPPQTLEDFARECLEELVWSNVFQVRTHNSFGGFKTCNIYFVFWHICVREAEKDKFFHIVNSYGNQGIESQRRLCIHNNVLFSIKDVHNSMASILNARSLLCTGPHHQYPVPICLGFRLLRVLDALTVRFYGFPIEIVKLVQLRYLAFTYNGRLPASISKLQNLRHLIVHQYLSIISSRARRSYLPMEIWNMRELKHLQVMGSDLPNPDSEGAFLPNLSTLLGISAHSCTEEILGRIPNLKKLGFQVELPLDAVEPLHVANSRGLKSLKCAIVNPNPSFDQVVVPALQGVSIFPSTLKKLTLSGLSLPWEDMSIIACIWNLEVLKLRCYAFRGSVWQTCQKGFKNLRFLLIEDMDLEYWTGNRISFFPDLQRLTVGHCYKLKEIPCQFEEVLTLQMMEVVDCAPSLVASAEKIVKQQKGCGNHVLQLRVKSSKDARKALK; encoded by the coding sequence ATGGCTTATGCTACTTTGATTTCTCTCAAGCAGACAATTGAGCGCCTTCTAAATTCTTCTCAAAATCCTAATCTTCCACCCTGTCCCAAAACCATAGAATTTGCATACGAGGAGGTTAAGTCCTTACAGGAACTTTTTACGTCGGAGGACAACAATAGCAAGAGGGTAAATGCTTGGGAAAGGCAAATCATAGAGGCAGCATTCAGATTAGAAGATGTACTTGAATCAGCCCATGTATCTAATCTTCTTCTCCCGCAATCTGAAATCCTCCATGGAGATGAGATCAGTTACTCGGCGGAAGTCAATGAAGAGATTGAGTTTTTTACTGAAACAGTGAAGAAGATCAAGGATCAAATAAGCAACTCGTCACTGCCTGAAAAAGACGATGCGGTTGTTTTCTGTACTACGGATCATGTTGGAGGAAAGAAGTCAAGAATGCTTGGATTAGATAATGAGTTGAGTCAACTCAAAGATCTTCTTGTAAGAGATGAGTCTCCATCCCTAGTTATCCCAATCGTAGGGATGGCAGGTGTTGGCAAGACAACTCTTGCCAATGAAGTTTATGGAGATCCAGATATAGTGAGCCACTTCGAGCGTCGAATATTTGTCTCGCTGGGCCCAGAATGTGCATGGAGAAAAATCCTGCTAAGTGTTCTAGCTCAAATAAATTCTGGGATTGATGAAACACATGTAGAAAGTAACGCAGAGTTAGCAGTTCGTATGTATAATAGTTTATGGGGTTGGCAATATCTAATTGTGTTGGATGATATGTGGGATAACATGGTTTGGGCTGTCTTTAGGAGGTATCTTCCAGACAATGGAAATGGAAGTAGAATCATGCTGACAACTAGGTTACTACAAATAGCTCGTTATGCCGTCAACAATGATGGCGGATTTATTCTTCAAAAACGGTTCTtgaatgaagaagaaagtTGGCATCTTCTTCGAGAAAAGGTGCTTACTAAGGAGTGGTTGTTGCCTCCTGAATTTGAGAAAGCTGGAAGGAAGATAGCCAAGAAGTGTGAAGGACTTCCACTAGCAATCATTGCTGTTGCTAAGCACCTATCTCAAGCCGAGAAGACATTAGAGTACTGGAAGAAGGTAGCAAAAGAAGTGCATTCTGTTGTCGGTGCAGACCAGGAACTGTCCAAGGTATTATATTGGAGCTACTATTACTTACCTCAATGTTTAAAACCATGCTTTGTCTATATGGGAGTTTTCCCACATGATTATGAGATCTCAACCTCCAAGCTCATCAACTTGTGGTGCGCTGAGGGATTTCTTGAACGAAATCCGCCTCAGACCTTAGAAGATTTTGCCAGGGAATGTCTGGAGGAGCTTGTGTGGAGTAATGTCTTTCAGGTCCGCACGCACAACTCCTTTGGTGGATTTAAAACTTGCAACATCTACTTTGTCTTCTGGCATATATGCGTGCGAGAAGCTGAGAAAGACAAGTTTTTCCATATTGTAAACAGTTATGGCAATCAAGGTATAGAAAGCCAACGCAGACTATGCATCCATAACAATGTTTTATTTAGCATTAAAGATGTGCACAACTCAATGGCATCCATTTTGAATGCTCGTTCACTCCTATGTACCGGCCCGCATCATCAATATCCAGTACCGATATGTTTGGGTTTCCGTTTGTTGAGGGTGCTAGATGCACTGACTGTCCGCTTCTATGGGTTCCCGATTGAAATAGTAAAACTAGTTCAGTTAAGGTACCTCGCCTTTACTTATAATGGAAGGCTCCCTGCTTCCATATCCAAACTCCAGAATCTTCGGCACTTGATTGTCCATCAATACCTTAGCATAATATCTTCTAGAGCTCGTCGATCATATCTCCCCATGGAGATCTGGAATATGCGAGAATTGAAGCATCTACAAGTCATGGGAAGCGACCTACCAAATCCCGATTCTGAAGGTGCTTTCTTACCAAATCTCTCAACACTCTTAGGTATTAGTGCTCACAGTTGTACTGAAGAAATTCTTGGAAGAATCCCAAACTTGAAGAAACTAGGATTTCAAGTTGAATTACCCCTAGACGCCGTTGAACCTTTGCATGTTGCTAATTCCCGTGGACTTAAATCACTCAAATGCGCCATTGTGAATCCTAACCCTAGCTTTGATCAGGTTGTTGTCCCCGCATTGCAAGGTGTTTCAATTTTCCCATCAACTCTAAAAAAGTTAACGTTGAGTGGACTGAGTTTGCCTTGGGAAGACATGAGCATTATTGCTTGTATTTGGAATCTTGAAGTGCTTAAATTGCGTTGCTATGCCTTTAGAGGCTCAGTGTGGCAGACTTGTCAGAAGGGATTCAAGAATCTCAGATTTCTTCTAATTGAAGACATGGATCTGGAATATTGGACAGGGAATAGAATATCTTTCTTCCCAGATCTTCAACGCCTAACTGTTGGCCACTGCTACAAATTGAAAGAGATCCCTTGCCAATTTGAAGAAGTCCTAACTCTTCAAATGATGGAGGTAGTTGACTGTGCCCCATCTCTTGTGGCTTCTGCTGAGAAAATAGTAAAGCAGCAAAAAGGCTGTGGAAATCATGTCCTTCAACTCCGTGTTAAGTCTTCAAAGGACGCTCGGAAAGCACTCAAGTGA
- the LOC105168704 gene encoding putative late blight resistance protein homolog R1A-10, with amino-acid sequence MGYIALVSLRRTIERLLNSSQIPFLPPSPEIIQLVKKRVKSVKHLRRNLSRVDSEKREAVIKEIIEATCTLEDTVRESLSYRWEEEKDKKVINSGMEVVQEIRDTLSNPSLWTEELKVDPLRATLQYAFHFVRTLELVFTVEDRSNSEAVKAVKAEIREAAYRLEDVLESAHVSDQYFLSQSQTPDGDDHTSDLADEVGKETLFFIETANKIWEQLDNLPQQPEQDNAAVVLSRTDHIEGKKEKIFGIDHELVQLKDGLLKKTHYPLTVTTIVGMAGIGKTTLVKEIYEDPDIVNHFKCRAFVSIGAEYALKEIKLSILAQMNPEIDEIHLQDEESLDSELLRLCSRRCLIVLDDVWDMSLWNSVGWKFPFKCHGSRIIMTTRLDYCIWPIGCSVLRKRFLNQQESWLLFCDKVFGGDHSSCPPELEKAGRKIIKKCEGLPLTIIAVARHLRSAEKTPEYWKQAKRKVYTTIISEDEATSQVLYRSYHYLRQHLKPCFLYMGVFPHDSDIAASKLIKLWCVEGLLELINPSFNEYNAMDYLYDLLSANVVKVCQCSSSGGIKTCNIYPVFWHICMREAGEQKFFHVIDSNGNQGIESQRRHCIHNNGMFGIKDVRKSMTSTSNVRSILCTGPYHQYPVPICMDFSLLRVLDALTVRFYGFPSEVVKLVHLSYLAFTYNGKLPASISKLCNLEYLIVRQYLSILSSEARRPYLPKEIWDMQGLRHLQVMGSDLPDPNYKGALLPNLSTLSGISARSCTKEILERIPNLIKLGVQMELAPDFDELLCCFEHLASLHKLESLKWSVVNPNLKLLFPAASVLIFPPGLKKLTLSGLGLPWEYNSTIAKLKNLEVLKLQRYAFQGRVWKRGDDRISFPKLRYLLIEDTDLEEWYVSRRFTWLRRLIFRHCYKLKGIPRQIVRIKHLEIELDDCNNPSLLASIEHWQKRDGIRNLRVCAKFSADDGKQVANA; translated from the exons ATGGGTTATATTGCTTTGGTTTCTCTTAGGCGGACAATTGAGCGCCTTCTCAATTCTTCTCAAATTCCATTTCTTCCTCCCTCTCCAGAAATCATACAACTTGTCAAAAAGCGGGTTAAGTCCGTAAAACACCTCCGTCGTAATCTTTCGAGAGTAGACAGCGAGAAGAGGGAAGCTGTGATAAAGGAAATCATAGAGGCAACATGCACATTAGAAGATACAGTTAGAGAATCTCTGAGCTACAGGTGGGAAGAGGAGAAAGACAAGAAAGTGATTAATTCCGGTATGGAAGTAGTGCAGGAGATCAGGGACACTCTGAGCAACCCGTCCTTGTGGACAGAAGAATTGAAAGTTGATCCCCTGAGAG CAACCTTGCAATATGCATTCCATTTTGTTCGGACCTTAGAACTAGTATTTACTGTGGAAGACAGAAGCAACAGCGAGGCGGTGAAAGCTGTGAAAGCTGAAATTAGAGAGGCAGCATACAGATTAGAAGATGTACTTGAATCAGCCCATGTTTCCGATCAATATTTTCTCTCACAATCTCAAACCCCTGATGGAGATGATCATACGAGTGACCTGGCCGATGAAGTTGGGAAAGAGACacttttctttattgaaaCGGCAAATAAGATCTGGGAGCAATTAGACAACTTGCCGCAGCAGCCTGAACAAGACAATGCCGCTGTAGTTTTGTCTAGAACAGATCACATTGAaggaaagaaggaaaagatcTTTGGAATAGATCATGAGTTGGTTCAACTAAAAGATGGGCTTCTAAAAAAGACACACTATCCCCTAACTGTCACAACTATAGTTGGAATGGCGGGCATTGGCAAGACAACTCTTGtcaaagaaatatatgaagaTCCGGATATAGTGAACCATTTCAAATGTCGTGCTTTTGTCTCAATAGGCGCAGAATATGCActcaaagaaataaaactcAGTATTCTAGCTCAAATGAATCCTGAGATTGATGAAATACATTTACAAGATGAGGAATCATTAGACTCTGAGCTTTTGAGATTGTGTTCGCGGAGATGCCTAATTGTGTTGGATGATGTATGGGATATGAGCTTATGGAACTCAGTTGGGTGGAAATTTCCATTTAAATGCCATGGAAGTAGAATAATCATGACAACTAGGCTAGACTATTGCATATGGCCAATTGGATGCTCTGTTCTTAGGAAGCGTTTCCTGAATCAGCAAGAAAGTTGGCTTCTTTTTTGCGATAAGGTGTTCGGTGGAGACCACTCTTCATGCCCACCTGAACTTGAGAAAGCTGGAAGGAAGATTATCAAGAAATGTGAAGGACTTCCTCTAACAATCATTGCAGTTGCCAGACACCTACGCAGTGCCGAGAAGACGCCAGAGTACTGGAAGCaggcaaaaagaaaagtatataCAACTATCATCAGTGAAGATGAGGCAACGTCACAGGTACTATATCGGAGCTATCATTATTTACGACAACATTTAAAACCATGCTTTCTCTATATGGGAGTTTTCCCGCATGACTCTGACATCGCTGCCTCAAAGCTCATCAAACTATGGTGTGTTGAGGGACTTCTTGAACTCATCAACCCATCGTTTAATGAATATAATGCCATGGATTATCTTTATGACCTTCTGTCCGCAAATGTGGTTAAGGTCTGCCAGTGCAGCTCGTCAGGTGGAATTAAAACATGCAACATATATCCTGTTTTCTGGCATATATGTATGAGAGAAGCTGGGGAGCAGAAGTTTTTCCATGTCATTGATAGTAATGGTAATCAAGGTATTGAAAGCCAGCGTCGGCACTGCATTCATAACAACGGGATGTTTGGTATCAAAGATGTGCGCAAGTCAATGACATCAACTTCAAATGTGCGTTCCATCCTCTGCACTGGTCCCTACCATCAGTACCCAGTACCAATATGTATGGATTTTAGTTTGCTGAGGGTATTGGATGCACTTACAGTCCGCTTCTATGGTTTCCCAAGTGAAGTAGTAAAACTAGTTCACTTAAGTTACCTCGCGTTCACTTACAATGGAAAGCTCCCTGCTTCCATATCCAAACTGTGCAATCTTGAGTACTTGATTGTCCGGCAATATCTAAGCATCTTATCTTCTGAGGCACGCCGGCCGTATCTGCCCAAGGAGATATGGGATATGCAAGGATTAAGGCATCTCCAAGTCATGGGAAGCGACCTACCAGATCCTAATTATAAGGGCGCTCTCTTACCAAACCTCTCCACACTTTCAGGTATTAGTGCTCGCAGTTGTAccaaagaaattcttgaaagaaTCCCAAATCTAATCAAATTAGGAGTTCAAATGGAATTAGCACCAGACTTTGATGAACTCCTGTGTTGCTTTGAGCATCTTGCATCCCTCCATAAACTTGAATCACTCAAGTGGTCGGTAGTGAATCCTAATTTGAAGCTTCTTTTCCCAGCAGCCTCTGTTCTAATATTTCCGCCTGGGCTTAAGAAGTTAACTTTGAGTGGACTTGGACTTCCATGGGAATACAATAGTACTATTGCTAAATTAAAGAATCTTGAAGTGCTCAAACTGCAACGCTATGCCTTTCAAGGCCGAGTGTGGAAGAGAGGTGATGACAGAATTTCCTTCCCTAAGCTTAGATATCTACTAATTGAAGACACTGATTTGGAGGAATGGTATGTTTCCCGCCGCTTTACGTGGCTTAGGCGCCTCATCTTTCGGCATTGCTACAAATTAAAAGGGATACCCCGGCAAATTGTAcgtattaaacatcttgagaTCGAGCTAGATGACTGCAATAACCCTTCTCTTCTGGCTTCTATAGAGCATTGGCAGAAAAGAGACGGCATCAGAAACCTTCGAGTTTGTGCTAAGTTCTCAGCGGATGATGGGAAGCAAg TGGCAAATGCATAG
- the LOC105168703 gene encoding putative late blight resistance protein homolog R1B-17 — protein MAYAAVLSLKLTIQRLLNSCHQIPILPPYPQILQLAYDEVESFETIFCSKESNSKRTEALERQIREAAFRLEDVLESAHVSDQHFLSQSQTPDGVDISYLAMKVKEEIDFFTETVKKITEQLSNPSASLLAEEDDELVSSTTAGHSQEKKSFIFPSDHDELIRLKDMLSFSRRLEVVSIVGMAGIGKTALAKQILEDSYIRGHFNLLVFASVGPKSVLREIMLDLLAKIGVEIDKTHEQSDQRQLGVAFYEKLYGSRYLIVLDDIWDQRCWHEVTTYLPDNHNGSRIIITTRLEQVARSAGPYYLNKRFLNQQESWLLFCDKVFGRDHSSCPSELEKAGRKIVKKCEGLPLSIIAVARHLHDAEKTPEYWKQAAKKVHTAIIGADKAASKVLYKSYKYLPEYLKPCFLYIGVFPHDSDITASKLIKLWCAEGFLQQYGIQTSLEDSAMESLETLVSSNVVKVRQPTSFGGIKTCNVYPPFWHICVREAGKHKFFHVIDSIGNQGIESQRRLCIHNNALFGIKNVRKSTTSTPNVRSLLCTGPHHQYPVPINLDFSLLRVLDALTIRFYSFPSAVVKLVELRYLAITYNGVLPDSISKLRYLQYLIVHQYLRIIYYGNSRSYLPMEVWTMHELRHLEVMGSDMPDPSSEDVLLPNLLTLSGISTHSCTKEVLGPKLPAPFFPVSLRKLTLGGLGLPWEDMSLIACLPNLEVLKLRCYAFRGPEWETFEGGFWKLRVLLIEDTDLEYWRANGYRFPRLERLFIHHCYKLKEIPQSIEENFRLEVIEIVDGTPSLVASAKQIQHAWGFAGLQVCVKSTLEENGKGK, from the exons ATGGCTTATGCGGCTGTGCTTTCTCTTAAGCTTACAATTCAGCGCCTTCTCAATTCTTGTCATCAAATTCCTATTCTTCCACCCTATCCACAAATCTTACAACTTGCATACGATGAGGTTGAGTCCTTCGAGACAATCTTTTGTTCGAAAGAGAGCAACAGCAAGAGGACGGAGGCTTTGGAAAGGCAAATCAGAGAGGCAGCATTCAGACTGGAAGACGTACTTGAATCAGCCCATGTTTCAGATCAACATTTTCTGTCACAATCTCAAACCCCTGATGGAGTTGATATCAGCTACTTGGCCATGAAAGTGAAGGAAGAGATTGATTTCTTCACCGAAACAGTGAAGAAGATCACGGAGCAATTAAGCAACCCGTCGGCGTCGCTGCTTGCTGAAGAAGACGACGAACTTGTTTCGTCTACAACAGCAGGTCATTCTCAAGAAAAGAAGTCGTTTATCTTTCCATCGGATCATGATGAGTTGATTCGACTCAAAGATATGCTAAGTTTCTCCCGTAGACTCGAAGTTGTCTCAATAGTTGGGATGGCGGGTATTGGCAAAACAGCTCTTGCtaaacaaattcttgaagaTTCGTATATCCGGGGCCATTTCAACCTTCTTGTTTTTGCTTCAGTAGGCCCAAAATCTGTACTTAGAGAAATCATGCTGGATTTGCTAGCTAAAATTGGTGTTGAGATTGATAAAACACATGAACAATCTGATCAAAGGCAATTAGGCGTCGCTTTTTACGAAAAATTGTATGGTTCGAGATACCTAATTGTGTTGGATGACATATGGGATCAGAGATGTTGGCATGAGGTGACAACGTATCTTCCAGACAATCATAATGGAAGTCGGATCATCATAACAACTAGGCTAGAACAAGTAGCTAGAAGCGCCGGACCATATTATCTTAACAAGAGGTTCCTGAATCAACAAGAAAGCTGGCTTCTTTTTTGCGATAAGGTGTTTGGTAGAGACCATTCATCATGCCCTTCTGAACTTGAGAAAGCGGGAAGGAAGATTGTCAAGAAGTGTGAAGGACTTCCTCTCTCAATCATTGCAGTTGCCAGACACCTACACGATGCCGAGAAGACGCCAGAGTACTGGAAGCAGGCAGCCAAGAAAGTGCATACAGCCATCATCGGTGCAGACAAGGCAGCATCAAAGGTACTATATAAGAGCTACAAGTATTTACCAGAATATCTGAAACCATGTTTTCTCTATATTGGAGTTTTCCCACATGACTCTGACATCACTGCCTCCAAGCTCATCAAACTATGGTGTGCTGAGGGATTTCTTCAACAATATGGGATCCAAACATCTTTAGAAGATTCTGCCATGGAATCTCTTGAGACTCTTGTGTCCTCAAATGTCGTTAAAGTCCGTCAGCCCACCTCCTTTGGTGGAATTAAAACCTGCAACGTCTACCCTCCTTTTTGGCATATATGTGTGAGAGAAGCTGGGAAGCATAAGTTTTTCCATGTCATTGATAGTATTGGTAATCAAGGTATAGAAAGCCAGCGTCGACTATGCATTCATAACAACGCTTTATTTGGTATCAAAAATGTGCGCAAGTCGACGACATCCACTCCAAATGTGCGTTCGCTCCTCTGCACTGGTCCACACCATCAGTATCCAGTACcaataaatttggattttagtTTGTTGAGAGTACTGGATGCACTTACTATCCGCTTCTATAGTTTCCCGAGTGCAGTAGTGAAATTAGTTGAGTTAAGGTACCTGGCCATCACTTATAACGGTGTGCTCCCTGATTCCATATCCAAACTCCGGTATCTTCAGTACTTGATTGTCCATCAATATCTAAGAATCATATACTATGGCAATAGTCGGTCATATTTGCCCATGGAGGTCTGGACTATGCACGAATTGAGGCATCTCGAGGTCATGGGAAGCGACATGCCAGATCCTAGTTCTGAGGATGTCCTCTTACCGAACCTCTTAACACTTTCAGGTATTAGCACTCACAGTTGCACCAAAGAG GTTCTTGGCCCCAAGCTTCCTGCTCCATTTTTCCCAGTGAGTCTTAGAAAGTTAACACTCGGTGGACTTGGACTTCCTTGGGAAGACATGAGTCTTATTGCTTGTTTGCCGAATCTTGAGGTGCTTAAACTACGATGCTACGCCTTTCGAGGGCCGGAATGGGAAACTTTTGAGGGGGGATTCTGGAAACTTAGAGTTCTTCTAATTGAAGACACTGACTTGGAATACTGGAGAGCTAATGGTTATCGTTTCCCAAGACTTGAGCGCTTATTCATTCACCACTGCTACAAATTGAAAGAGATCCCTCAAAGCATTGAAGAAAATTTCCGCCTTGAAGTGATAGAGATAGTTGATGGCACCCCTTCTCTTGTGGCTTCAGCAAAGCAAATACAACACGCCTGGGGATTTGCTGGTCTTCAAGTTTGTGTGAAGAGCACTCtggaggagaatggcaaaGGCAAGTAG
- the LOC105168701 gene encoding putative late blight resistance protein homolog R1A-10, with the protein MAYAAVISLRKTIEGLPYSPLISSLPPLPTASAYKEVKRLEQFLRTPLFTSGNSERVNALERQIREIVCRLEDVLESHVLDQFLSQSETIHTGRTSYPSTLSPDLALEVKEEIDFFVQKVQVIIGADFSNLLLTEEDDAIVSSRTAEVLLDRKKSKIIGFDNELNKLKILLTRDTCDLEVVSIFGMAGIGEKYDVRGILLGILAQMDYGIDGRHAESSEKLGEYLCRSLEEMRYLIVLDDIWNGKLWFELKRFFPTNRKGSRIVLTTRLEMVAFYATNGRKYLHRMRFLNEKESWHLLRETVFGEEHSCPPQLEKAGKKIAERCEGLPLAIIEVGKQLSKAERTPEYWNEVALAEKENPVFNCANEEISKVLYSSYKHLPQHLKACFLYMGIFPHNCEIFASKLIQLWCAEGFVEQNSPSKDFARSCLENLVFTNVVLARQQGSRGKTKTCRVHFVFRYFCIKQARKKKFFHVVDHYANQGIESQLRLCIHNNGLFGIKDVYKSMTSSSDACSLLCVGPHHPYPVPVCLSFGLLKVLNALTIRFYGFPIEVVKLVQLKFLAFTYNGKLPASISKLKSLQYLIVHQYLTILPFGGTRMCLPMEMWTMQELKHLQVMGSDLPNPSLEDACLPNLLTLLGISAHSCTKEVLERIPNLTRLGIQIGLTLDVAKPLCCLDHLRYLRRLESLKCVILNPNPRLRVVVPTPPVTAFPSSLKKLTLSGLGFPWEYMSTIAKLRNLEVLKLRCHAFRGPVWNAYDCQFLQLKFLLLEDIDLEYWYRGLFPWLERLIIRDCYKLKRIPLGIKKISSLEMIELVDCNPSLVSSAKRIAEEQKSNGDDYLQICIKSSADDRT; encoded by the exons ATGGCTTATGCTGCTGTCATTTCTCTTAGGAAGACGATTGAGGGCCTTCCATATTCTCCTCTGATTTCTTCTCTTCCTCCCTTACCCACAGCGTCCGCATACAAGGAGGTGAAGCGGTTAGAGCAATTTCTACGAACACCGCTTTTTACTTCGGGAAACAGCGAGAGGGTGAACGCTCTGGAAAGGCAAATCAGAGAGATTGTATGCAGATTAGAAGATGTACTTGAATCCCATGTACTGGATCAATTTCTCTCACAATCTGAAACCATCCATACAGGTCGGACCAGTTATCCGTCGACGCTGTCTCCAGACTTGGCCTTGGAAGTGAAGGAAGAGATCGATTTCTTTGTGCAAAAGGTGCAGGTGATCATCGGGGCCGACTTTAGCAACTTGTTGCTTACTGAAGAAGATGATGCCATTGTATCTTCAAGAACTGCTGAGGTCCTTTTGGATAGAAAGAAGTCAAAGATTATTGGATTCGATAATGAGTTGAATAAACTCAAAATTCTGCTCACAAGAGACACGTGCGATCTAGAAGTTGTCTCAATATTTGGGATGGCAGGCATTG GCGAAAAGTACGACGTAAGGGGAATCTTGCTAGGTATTCTAGCTCAAATGGATTATGGGATTGATGGAAGGCACGCAGAAAGTAGTGAGAAATTAGGCGAGTATCTATGCCGTAGTTTGGAGGAGATGAGATACCTAATTGTGTTGGATGACATTTGGAACGGGAAGCTCTGGTTTGAGCTGAAAAGGTTCTTTCCAACTAATAGAAAAGGAAGTCGAATTGTGCTGACAACAAGGCTAGAAATGGTAGCTTTTTATGCGACCAATGGTAGAAAATATCTTCACAGAATGCGGTTCttgaatgaaaaagaaagttggCACCTTCTTCGTGAAACGGTGTTTGGCGAAGAGCACTCGTGCCCTCCTCAACTTGAGAAAGCTGGAAAGAAGATTGCTGAGAGGTGTGAAGGACTTCCACTTGCAATCATTGAGGTAGGGAAGCAGCTATCTAAAGCCGAGAGGACGCCAGAGTACTGGAATGAGGTAGCACtagcagaaaaagaaaatccagtTTTCAATTGTGCAAATGAGGAAATTTCAAAGGTACTATATTCGAGCTACAAGCACTTACCTCAACATTTAAAAGCATGCTTTCTTTATATGGGAATTTTTCCACATAATTGTGAGATTTTTGCCTCCAAGCTCATCCAATTATGGTGTGCCGAGGGATTTGTTGAACAAAATTCTCCCTCAAAAGATTTTGCAAGAAGCTGTCTGGAGAACCTTGTGTTCACAAACGTTGTTCTGGCCCGCCAGCAGGGCTCCAGGGGCAAAACTAAAACCTGTAGGGTCCATTTTGTCTTTAGGTACTTCTGTATTAAACAAGCTAGGAAGAAAAAGTTTTTCCATGTTGTAGATCATTATGCTAATCAAGGTATAGAGAGCCAACTCCGGCTGTGCATTCATAACAATGGTTTATTTGGCATCAAGGATGTGTACAAGTCGATGACATCCAGTTCAGATGCATGTTCTCTCCTTTGTGTCGGTCCTCACCATCCATACCCAGTACCGGTGTGTTTGAGTTTTGGTTTGCTCAAGGTACTAAATGCACTTACAATTCGTTTTTATGGTTTCCCAATTGAGGTGGTAAAACTAGTTCAGTTGAAGTTCCTCGCCTTCACTTATAACGGAAAGCTCCCTGCTTCCATATCCAAACTCAAGAGTCTTCAGTATTTGATTGTCCATCAATATCTAACCATCTTACCTTTCGGGGGGACTCGAATGTGTCTCCCTATGGAGATGTGGACTATGCAAGAATTGAAGCATCTCCAAGTCATGGGAAGTGACCTACCAAATCCTAGTTTAGAGGACGCTTGCTTACCAAATCTGTTAACACTCTTAGGAATTAGTGCTCACAGTTGTACCAAAGAGGTTCTTGAAAGAATCCCGAATCTAACTAGATTAGGAATTCAAATCGGCTTAACTCTAGATGTTGCTAAACCCTTGTGCTGCTTAGACCATCTTAGATATCTCCGACGACTTGAATCACTCAAATGTGTCATTCTAAATCCTAATCCCAGATTGCGGGTTGTTGTCCCGACACCACCTGTTACCGCTTTCCCATCAAGTCTTAAGAAGTTAACTTTGAGTGGGCTCGGATTTCCTTGGGAATACATGAGTACTATTGCTAAACTGCGGAATCTTGAAGTGCTCAAACTGCGGTGCCATGCCTTCCGGGGACCGGTGTGGAATGCATATGACTGTCAGTTTCTGCAACTTAAATTTCTACTACTAGAAGACATTGATCTGGAGTACTGGTATCGAGGGCTCTTCCCGTGGCTTGAGCGCCTCATCATTCGGGACTGCTACAAATTGAAACGGATTCCTCTGGGAATTAAAAAGATCTCAAGTCTTGAAATGATTGAGCTAGTTGACTGCAACCCTTCTCTTGTCTCTTCTGCAAAGAGAATAGCAGAGGAACAGAAAAGCAATGGAGATGATTACCTTCAAATTTGTATCAAGTCTTCAGCGGATGATCGGACATGA